A stretch of Gloeocapsa sp. PCC 73106 DNA encodes these proteins:
- a CDS encoding DEAD/DEAH box helicase codes for MVKNKISPAPGARVVIRDAEWLIQSVDRTNSGAKILRVVGISDFIKGKSANFVEELEADLEVLDPKTTTLVGDDSQGFRRSLLFIEAHLRQTAPTTPQLYVGQKAALDLLPFQLDPALIALKMPRQRILIADSVGLGKTLESGILVSELIRRGKGKRMLVVTTKSMLTQFQKEYWFRFTIPLVRLDSVGIQRLRNRIPTNHNPFHYFDKAIVSVDTLKQDRSYRTYLEQAYWDIIVIDECHNVARRGSASLRSKLAERLATRSDTLIMLSATPHDGRPESFASLMKMLDPTAIASESDYTKEDIRGLYVRRFKKDVKDQLAKNFPERQVIPVEAQASILEEAAFTLLDNLKLTGIDRQAQTGKLFKTTLLKAMFSSPMACLETVNHRLKKAEHPSDIAELMELGSALEQITPSNFTKYQKLLELIKSNQSDGFGWKGNDSKDRLVIFTERLETMRFLRENLQRDLNLKPTAITTLEGSMADIELNSSIEQFGEEKSPLRLLIATDVASEGINLHFLSYRLIHFDIPWSLMVLQQRNGRIDRYGQEQQPQIRYLLTRSLNPRVDEAERIIRVLIAKDEQAIKNIGDPSVFMGVFDIDEEVRITAKAIEAGESAESFDAMLTPPDNEFDFFSFLEQQPEITQDFLAEMAQMPSLFRDDFEYTLASLEAINQNTPLQYQIYQEQSLIELTFPSDLKRRYERLPREIQPPPQAPLRLCADKTLVKKDLEESRKAEERWTPLQYLWELHPAVQWFNDFNLTTFRRHQAPVIILPSLAPEEAVFVMTGLIPNRRGQPLLNQWFSVVFNNYQFTRVESFATTLERTKLGENPIPNPGVVIEEKLLELRDIAVERAYQEMLTSAIAFETELNQALQLQLDRLTQLRQQHNQQLELRFTNDHPLVKERREREKRYIDSIFDDYWRWVEDSMTTEPVPYIKVISVLRGKLT; via the coding sequence ATGGTCAAAAATAAGATTTCCCCCGCACCTGGTGCTAGAGTAGTTATCCGCGATGCGGAATGGTTGATACAATCGGTGGATAGAACGAACAGCGGGGCTAAAATTCTGAGGGTAGTGGGGATTAGTGACTTTATTAAGGGTAAGTCTGCTAATTTTGTTGAGGAATTAGAAGCAGATTTAGAGGTCCTGGATCCGAAAACTACTACTTTAGTGGGGGATGATAGTCAAGGATTTAGACGATCGCTCCTCTTTATCGAAGCTCATTTAAGACAAACCGCTCCTACTACCCCTCAACTCTATGTGGGACAAAAAGCAGCCCTCGATTTACTCCCTTTTCAGTTAGATCCAGCTCTAATCGCTCTAAAAATGCCCCGTCAACGTATTTTAATCGCTGATAGTGTTGGTTTAGGCAAAACTCTAGAGTCGGGTATTTTGGTTTCAGAGTTAATCCGTCGGGGAAAGGGTAAACGGATGTTAGTAGTGACCACCAAGAGTATGCTTACTCAATTTCAAAAAGAGTACTGGTTTCGCTTCACCATTCCCTTAGTTCGTCTGGATTCGGTGGGGATTCAAAGATTACGCAATCGCATTCCTACTAATCATAACCCCTTTCATTACTTCGACAAGGCGATCGTTTCTGTAGATACTCTCAAACAAGATCGCTCCTATCGGACTTATCTAGAACAGGCTTACTGGGATATTATTGTCATTGATGAATGTCATAATGTGGCACGCAGAGGATCTGCTTCTCTACGCTCTAAATTAGCAGAAAGATTAGCAACGCGCTCAGACACACTAATCATGCTCTCTGCTACACCCCACGATGGACGTCCAGAAAGCTTCGCCAGTTTGATGAAAATGCTCGATCCCACCGCGATCGCTTCCGAATCAGATTACACTAAAGAAGATATCAGAGGACTATACGTCAGAAGGTTTAAAAAAGACGTCAAGGATCAACTAGCCAAAAATTTCCCCGAACGTCAGGTAATACCCGTTGAAGCTCAAGCTAGTATCCTAGAAGAAGCCGCCTTTACCCTCCTGGATAACCTTAAATTAACAGGAATTGATCGCCAAGCTCAGACAGGAAAACTCTTTAAAACTACCCTCCTTAAAGCGATGTTTTCTAGTCCAATGGCTTGTTTAGAAACGGTTAACCATCGCCTCAAAAAAGCAGAACACCCCTCAGATATAGCTGAGTTGATGGAGTTAGGTTCCGCTTTAGAACAAATCACCCCATCTAACTTTACTAAATATCAAAAACTTCTCGAGTTAATTAAATCGAACCAAAGTGATGGTTTTGGTTGGAAGGGAAACGACTCTAAAGATCGCTTAGTAATTTTTACCGAACGTTTAGAAACAATGCGTTTTCTGCGGGAGAATTTACAACGGGATTTAAACCTAAAACCAACCGCAATTACTACCCTAGAGGGAAGTATGGCTGATATAGAACTAAATAGTAGTATTGAACAATTTGGGGAGGAAAAATCCCCTCTACGTCTACTTATCGCTACCGATGTAGCTTCAGAAGGAATTAACCTACACTTTCTCTCCTATCGTCTGATTCACTTTGATATACCCTGGTCATTGATGGTCTTACAACAACGTAATGGTAGAATCGATCGCTATGGACAGGAACAACAACCCCAAATTAGATATCTACTCACTCGTTCCCTTAATCCTCGGGTAGATGAAGCAGAACGCATTATCCGGGTACTAATCGCTAAAGATGAGCAAGCAATTAAAAATATTGGCGATCCTTCCGTTTTTATGGGAGTATTTGATATAGATGAGGAAGTCCGTATCACCGCAAAAGCGATCGAAGCGGGAGAATCAGCAGAAAGTTTCGACGCTATGCTAACCCCCCCAGATAATGAATTTGACTTTTTCTCCTTCTTGGAGCAACAACCCGAGATAACCCAAGACTTTTTAGCAGAAATGGCGCAAATGCCTAGTTTATTTAGAGATGACTTTGAATATACTCTAGCCTCTTTAGAAGCGATCAATCAAAACACCCCCTTACAATACCAAATCTATCAGGAACAATCCCTCATTGAGCTCACCTTTCCCTCTGACTTAAAACGTCGTTATGAGAGACTACCCCGAGAGATTCAACCACCACCCCAAGCACCCCTGAGACTTTGTGCTGATAAAACTCTAGTTAAAAAGGATTTAGAAGAATCGCGCAAAGCTGAGGAAAGATGGACACCCCTACAATACCTTTGGGAATTACATCCCGCTGTACAATGGTTCAATGACTTTAATTTAACGACTTTTCGACGCCATCAAGCTCCCGTAATTATTCTCCCATCCCTAGCTCCAGAAGAAGCAGTTTTCGTTATGACTGGATTAATTCCCAACCGTCGCGGACAACCTCTGTTAAATCAGTGGTTTAGTGTGGTTTTTAATAATTATCAATTCACCCGGGTTGAAAGTTTCGCTACCACCCTAGAGAGAACAAAATTAGGAGAAAATCCTATCCCTAATCCTGGTGTAGTAATCGAAGAAAAGTTATTAGAGTTAAGAGATATTGCTGTGGAACGAGCTTATCAGGAAATGTTGACTAGTGCGATCGCTTTTGAAACCGAACTTAATCAAGCGTTACAACTTCAACTCGATCGCCTTACCCAACTCAGACAACAACACAATCAACAGCTAGAATTACGTTTTACCAATGATCATCCCCTCGTTAAAGAGCGTAGAGAACGAGAAAAACGCTACATAGACAGCATCTTCGACGATTATTGGCGTTGGGTTGAAGACAGTATGACTACCGAACCCGTTCCTTATATTAAAGTTATTAGTGTCTTAAGGGGGAAGTTAACCTAA
- a CDS encoding thermonuclease family protein yields MHDKRLLLMNKSIIFIFLLLLSGCTLFDKNIVQVVSVIDGDTISAKSIDGEEIRVRLACIDAPEMSQEPWGKEAKNRLTKLVKPNTWVKLNVIAEDGYNRKVAEIYLYKSSLVNLKLVEEGKVFVYEHYLDDCDGDKYLKAQETAKKKQKGIWKEKQPQKPWLFRMFQKN; encoded by the coding sequence AATAAATCTATCATTTTTATTTTTCTCTTATTACTCTCAGGTTGTACTCTATTTGATAAAAATATTGTTCAAGTAGTATCTGTAATTGATGGTGATACTATTAGTGCTAAAAGTATAGATGGTGAGGAGATAAGAGTGAGATTAGCTTGTATTGATGCTCCTGAGATGTCCCAAGAACCTTGGGGAAAAGAAGCAAAGAATAGATTAACTAAATTAGTTAAACCTAATACTTGGGTTAAACTAAATGTAATTGCTGAAGATGGTTATAATCGTAAGGTAGCAGAGATTTATCTTTATAAAAGTAGTCTAGTTAATCTTAAATTGGTTGAAGAAGGGAAAGTGTTTGTTTATGAACATTATCTTGATGATTGTGATGGAGACAAATATCTGAAAGCTCAAGAAACTGCCAAGAAAAAACAAAAAGGTATTTGGAAAGAGAAACAACCTCAAAAACCTTGGTTATTTAGAATGTTTCAAAAAAACTAA